In Taeniopygia guttata chromosome 2, bTaeGut7.mat, whole genome shotgun sequence, one genomic interval encodes:
- the BTD gene encoding biotinidase, translated as MAFTMEALCWKLPICFLFYQVVSGRVRREGHYVAAVYEHESILSPTPAALVERRSALELMGRNLDIYEQQVLAAARQGAQIIVFPEDGIHGFNFTRSSIYPYLDFVPHSHSGKWNPCREPYLYNDTEVVQRLSCMALKNKIFLVANLGTKQPCERSDPRCPSDGRYQFNTNVAFAADGALLATYRKHNLYFEDAFDTPPEPDYAFFDTPFAGKFGMFTCFDILFFEPAVNLIRQYSLKQIVYPTAWMNQLPLLSAVEFQQAFATAFNVNILAANIHHPTLGMTGSGIYTPVKSFIYHNMESYGGKLIVAEIPVITADYKTDLESNERFRENLHDSCRTFTSTSLDDEVCFKEQEETPSRVSEKGTEQSPPSFYAEMMYDNFTFVPLWGEKGELQVCANTLCCHLNYRRAVLTEELYALGVFDGLHTVHGTYYVQACALVKCGGLSFSTCGQEVTDATALIDFQLWGNMSTQYIFPLLLTSGITLDFADHMGWKNNYYFLSKNRTSAGLLTAALYGRWYEKD; from the exons ATGGCATTCACCATGGAGGCTCTGTGCTGGAAGCTGCCCATCTGCTTTCTCTTCTATCAAGTGGTCTCAGGAAGAGTGAGGAGGGAGGGGCACTACGTGGCGGCCGTGTACGAGCACGAGTCCATCCTGAGCCCGACCCCGGCGGCGCTGGTGGAGCGACGCTCCGCGCTGGAGCTCATGGGCAGGAACCTCGACATCTATGAGCAGCaagtgctggctgctgccaggcag GGGGCACAGATCATTGTTTTCCCTGAAGATGGAATCCATGGCTTCAACTTCACCAGGAGCTCCATTTACCCTTACTTGGATTTCGTTCCGCATTCACACTCTGGGAAGTGGAATCCCTGCAGAGAGCCCTATTTGTACAATGACACAGAG GTCGTTCAGCGCCTGAGCTGCATGGCTCTGAAGAACAAGATATTCCTTGTGGCCAACTTAGGGACCAAGCAGCCGTGTGAGCGCTCGGATCCTCGGTGCCCGTCGGATGGGAGGTACCAGTTCAACACCAACGTGGCGTTTGCTGCGGACGGCGCGCTGCTGGCCACGTATCGCAAACACAATCTGTACTTTGAGGACGCTTTTGACACCCCTCCAGAGCCAGACTATGCATTCTTCGACACCCCTTTTGCTGGCAAGTTTGGCATGTTCACTTGCTTTGATATACTCTTTTTTGAGCCTGCAGTGAACCTCATCAGACAATACAGTTTGAAGCAAATTGTTTATCCAACTGCCTGGATGAACCAGCTCCCACTTCTGTCTGCTGTAGAGTTTCAACAAGCTTTTGCAACAGCTTTCAATGTCAATATTTTAGCAGCCAACATCCACCACCCTACCTTGGGCATGACAGGGAGTGGCATATACACTCCAGTCAAATCATTCATCTACCACAACATGGAAAGTTATGGTGGCAAGCTCATAGTAGCAGAAATTCCTGTGATTACTGCAGATTATAAAACTGATTTAGAGAGTAATGAAAGATTTAGAGAGAACTTACATGACTCATGCAGGACTTTTACAAGCACCTCACTGGATGATGAAGTTTGCTTTAAGGAGCAAGAAGAGACTCCTAGCAGAGTATCTGAAAAAGGAACGGAACAGTCACCTCCTTCCTTTTATGCAGAAATGATGTATGACAACTTCACTTTTGTTCCGttatggggggaaaagggagagctCCAGGTTTGCGCCAATACCCTTTGTTGTCACTTGAACTATCGGAGAGCTGTTCTAACTGAGGAGTTATATGCTTTGGGAGTTTTTGATGGGCTCCATACAGTGCATGGCACATACTATGTCCAGGCCTGTGCTTTGGTGAAATGTGGTGGTCTCAGCTTTAGCACTTgtggacaggaggtcacagatGCCACTGCTCTGATAGATTTCCAGCTATGGGGAAATATGAGCACCCAGTACATCTTTCCCTTGTTGCTGACATCTGGTATTACCTTGGATTTTGCTGATCACATGGGCTGGAAAAACAACTACTATTTCCTCAGCAAAAACAGAACATCTGCTGGCCTCCTGACAGCTGCTCTCTATGGACGATGGTATGAAAAGGACTAG